The DNA segment TAATGCAAAGTCGAATCCGGCTTTGGTTACAACAGCTTTAATTTGATCAACAGCAGCCTTTGCAAAAGGCTTTTCTGTGGCAACAAGTACTTTTGACATAATAAAAGATTTGTGTTTTTTAGGTTATTCTAATTAGGCTAACGTATAAAAAATAGCATTTGCTATTTTTCTGGCACACCTAAAATATATTCTTCCCTTTAACTTGTACTTAAAGGGAAGAAATAACTTGTAGTATATTCAATTATTCTAGTGTTTAGAAGCAAACTCTTTCATAGCAGCTACCAATACTTCAACACTTTCTCTTGGAAGTGCATTGTATGTAGAGGCTCTGAATCCACCTACCGAACGGTGTCCTTTAATACCTACACAGCCTTTGGATGTGGCTAGTTCCATAAAGTCTTTCTCTAGTTCGGCATATTCTTCATTCATCACAAAACAAATGTTCATGATCGATCTATCTTCTTGCGCTTCAACAGTGGCTTTGAAAAATTTGTTATTATCTATTTCATCATAAAGAAGAGTGGCTTTTTCAACATTTTTCTTGTTCATGGCCTGAATACCGCCATTATCTTTAAGCCAAGTTAATGTTTGTAAGGCAGCATATACAGGTAGTACAGGAGGTGTGTTGAACATAGAGCCTTTGTCGATGTGTGTACGATAATCCAACATGGTAGGAATGGCACGATCAACTTTGCCTAATGCATCTTCTTTTACAATAGCTACAGTTACACCGGAAGGAGCCAGGTTTTTTTGCGCACCAGCATAGATAATATCATATTTTGAAATATCTACAGGACGTGAAAAAATATCTGATGACATATCCGCAACTAAACGAACACCTAGGTCTAAATCTGTTTTTATCTCGGTGCCGTAAATGGTATTGTTAGAAGTAATATGTAAATAATCTACATCCGCTGGAACCTCAAATCCTTTGGGAATATAATTATAGTTTTTATCTTTTGAAGATGCCACTTCAATCACTTCACCAAATAACTTTGCTTCTTTTTGAGCCTTGGCAGCCCAAGATCCTGTATTTAAATAGGCGGCTTTTTTATTTAAAAGGTTATATGGCACAGTGCAAAATTGGGTGCTAGCACCACCCCCGACAAAAATAACCTCATAACCAGCAGGCACATCCAACAATTCTTTAACAAGAGCAATCGCTTTTTCCATTACCTCAACAAATTCTTTGGATCGGTGAGATACTTCCATAACAGATAAACCTGTTCCCGCAAAATTTACAACAGCTTCAGCCGTGTTTTTAATCGTAAATTCCGGTAAAATAGATGGTCCGGCGTAAAAATTGTGTTTTTTCATGTTTTATTTATTTTTTACACTATAGCCATTGTCAATCTTAGAATTGTTAATGGATATGTATTATTATACAACAATTAATTATCTTAAAAAATATAGCTTCTGGTTCGTAAAAAAAACCTTGAAACGCTCAGAGTATTCAGTCTTATGCCTTTCTTATGAAGTGTGCC comes from the Saccharicrinis fermentans DSM 9555 = JCM 21142 genome and includes:
- the serC gene encoding 3-phosphoserine/phosphohydroxythreonine transaminase; this encodes MKKHNFYAGPSILPEFTIKNTAEAVVNFAGTGLSVMEVSHRSKEFVEVMEKAIALVKELLDVPAGYEVIFVGGGASTQFCTVPYNLLNKKAAYLNTGSWAAKAQKEAKLFGEVIEVASSKDKNYNYIPKGFEVPADVDYLHITSNNTIYGTEIKTDLDLGVRLVADMSSDIFSRPVDISKYDIIYAGAQKNLAPSGVTVAIVKEDALGKVDRAIPTMLDYRTHIDKGSMFNTPPVLPVYAALQTLTWLKDNGGIQAMNKKNVEKATLLYDEIDNNKFFKATVEAQEDRSIMNICFVMNEEYAELEKDFMELATSKGCVGIKGHRSVGGFRASTYNALPRESVEVLVAAMKEFASKH